From Rubrivirga sp. SAORIC476, a single genomic window includes:
- a CDS encoding ABC transporter substrate-binding protein has protein sequence MRPARLSFPASAAALLALALFTSACGPDDPATLRAERAAQAEGDLVVGVAWPWEARTAGLYAEGLDMAVEEVNANGGVLGRPLRLVRGDDDESVDGGRLVAQRFADDPDVVAVIGHLNSHVTIPAADIYERGGLLMLTPASTAPELTRRGHRRIFRSVHDDEDVGRQMVALAAENGWRRVYVVYVRTSYGEGLATAFEAAATDSRVAVVGRAAYGADGSGLDALVGDVRQTRGARGVDAVFLAGVPPEAGSVIAALRRGGVGAPIFGGDALDTVELVESAEGAAEGVYVASVFHPDDPRPESQAFRVAFEARYGTAPDSWAARGYEAVRVLAQAMEAAGSAAPDAVAAALRDGGQLSGITGPFGFDDKGDVVGKRLVTAVIRGGQFQYHSTGDMAATHAEVPIRSTSTPAGD, from the coding sequence ATGCGTCCCGCACGACTCTCTTTTCCCGCTAGCGCGGCGGCCCTCCTCGCCCTCGCGCTCTTTACCTCGGCCTGTGGGCCGGACGACCCCGCCACGCTCCGTGCCGAACGGGCGGCCCAGGCCGAGGGCGACCTCGTGGTCGGCGTCGCCTGGCCCTGGGAGGCGCGGACCGCCGGGCTCTACGCCGAGGGCCTCGACATGGCCGTCGAGGAGGTCAACGCCAACGGCGGCGTGCTCGGGCGCCCGCTCCGGCTCGTCCGCGGCGACGACGACGAGTCGGTCGACGGCGGTCGGCTGGTCGCCCAGCGCTTCGCCGATGACCCGGACGTGGTCGCCGTCATCGGCCACCTCAACTCGCACGTCACGATCCCGGCGGCTGACATCTACGAGCGCGGCGGCCTGCTGATGCTCACGCCCGCGTCCACGGCGCCCGAGCTGACGCGCCGCGGACACCGCCGCATCTTCCGCAGCGTCCACGACGACGAGGACGTGGGCCGCCAGATGGTGGCCCTCGCGGCCGAGAACGGCTGGCGCCGCGTCTACGTGGTCTACGTCCGGACGTCCTATGGCGAGGGGCTCGCGACGGCGTTCGAGGCGGCCGCCACCGACAGCCGCGTCGCCGTCGTGGGCCGCGCGGCCTACGGTGCCGACGGCTCCGGCCTCGACGCGCTCGTCGGCGATGTCCGCCAGACGCGCGGCGCGCGCGGCGTGGACGCGGTCTTCCTGGCTGGCGTGCCGCCCGAGGCGGGTTCGGTCATCGCGGCGCTGAGGCGCGGCGGCGTGGGCGCGCCCATCTTCGGCGGCGACGCGCTCGACACGGTCGAACTGGTCGAGTCGGCCGAGGGCGCGGCCGAGGGCGTCTACGTGGCGAGCGTGTTCCACCCGGACGACCCGCGCCCCGAGTCGCAGGCCTTCCGCGTGGCCTTCGAGGCCCGGTACGGGACCGCGCCCGACTCGTGGGCTGCCCGTGGCTACGAGGCCGTCCGTGTGCTCGCGCAGGCCATGGAGGCGGCGGGCTCGGCCGCGCCGGACGCCGTCGCGGCGGCGCTCCGCGACGGCGGCCAGCTCAGCGGCATCACCGGCCCCTTTGGCTTCGACGACAAGGGGGATGTCGTGGGCAAGCGCCTCGTGACGGCGGTCATCCGGGGCGGCCAGTTCCAGTACCACAGTACGGGGGACATGGCCGCGACTCACGCCGAGGTTCCGATCCGCTCCACCAGCACTCCCGCGGGCGACTGA
- a CDS encoding phosphorothioated DNA-binding restriction endonuclease, which produces MTREQVLALFESIKRGRTRGGGRALNKPLLLLHALARFADGDERLRFTEIEDAVKRLLIDFGPADGPYHVSYPFWRLQNDGLWVVENADAVEENASGDPRSLVALRELDPVGRFTDEVADALRTDPSLVGELMDGILADEFPSEAYDDEVRTAIGFDRDPPSDVILTRRRRRDPTFRKRVLDAYEHRCAVCGFSAMVGDAHIGLDAAHVKWHQYGGPDEVPNGLALCALHHRLLDRGAFTVTASGSRERVVEVSERARGNEGFQQWMLAYHGQPLSEPVRTEYRVSEPATVWHQKQVFKGLPRT; this is translated from the coding sequence ATGACGCGCGAACAAGTCCTCGCCCTCTTTGAAAGCATCAAGCGCGGACGGACGCGTGGTGGAGGCCGAGCGCTGAACAAGCCGCTCCTGCTTCTCCATGCCCTCGCCCGGTTTGCCGATGGCGATGAACGGCTGCGCTTTACGGAGATCGAGGACGCCGTCAAGCGATTGCTCATCGACTTCGGGCCGGCAGACGGCCCGTACCACGTCTCTTATCCCTTCTGGCGCCTCCAGAACGACGGCCTCTGGGTCGTCGAGAATGCGGACGCCGTCGAGGAAAACGCCTCCGGCGACCCCAGGAGCCTCGTCGCCCTCCGTGAACTCGACCCCGTCGGACGCTTCACGGACGAGGTCGCCGACGCGCTCCGTACGGATCCCAGCCTCGTCGGTGAGCTGATGGATGGGATCCTCGCCGACGAATTTCCCAGCGAGGCCTACGACGACGAGGTCCGGACGGCCATCGGCTTCGACCGCGACCCGCCCTCCGATGTGATCCTCACACGACGGCGACGACGTGACCCCACGTTCCGCAAGCGTGTGCTCGATGCCTACGAACACCGCTGCGCCGTCTGTGGCTTCAGCGCCATGGTCGGCGACGCTCACATCGGCCTCGACGCCGCCCATGTGAAGTGGCACCAGTACGGCGGGCCAGATGAGGTCCCCAACGGACTCGCGCTCTGTGCCCTCCACCACCGCCTTCTCGACCGCGGCGCCTTCACTGTCACCGCATCGGGCTCCCGAGAGCGGGTCGTCGAGGTGTCTGAGCGGGCGCGCGGTAACGAAGGGTTCCAGCAGTGGATGCTTGCCTACCACGGCCAGCCCCTCTCAGAGCCTGTCCGCACCGAGTACCGCGTCTCGGAGCCCGCAACCGTGTGGCATCAGAAGCAGGTCTTCAAGGGTCTGCCCCGCACCTAG
- a CDS encoding NHLP bacteriocin export ABC transporter permease/ATPase subunit, which produces MTAPTLSAPFSLTGIADATRVASGHVDVFAVRTDSAGTPVGRRRHVCRRAAGEAFFPVPSGRIALLAVPSSGAEMVPVDRMVVDVAALVESWVTALGEGVFDGTPPKESVRPVPGEVLEVEAGAALRSRDQLVWVRFEEGGATLGGRPELSTNGRAVPVGARPWLVTTAPTVAHVASTAERLAEAGLDADLDAFHGLVLNALAADEDRGLAAEGARAARRAEGARAALAEGSSHLASILLPNADAVEAEAADALMTAAMRVGRALGVEIEAPPARDLAARRDRVGEIARASRLRVRKVVLSGDWWRADVGPVLGMAMPEGAGQAPRPVALLRRKGKTVLLDGADQTVVTEAVADRVHPVAFTFYRPFPDRALSALDVARFGLAGGSRDLGAILAVGLVVGLLGLLTPYVTGELFQTAIPEADRGLLFQLIGALVASALGTAAFHATRGLALLRLESRMDVTVQAAVWDRLLKLPTGFFRRFTAGELASRAGAISSIRQLLSGATITSLLSAVFSVTYVGLMLWYSVTLSLWAIGLTGIALTCTLVASWVQLRHQREVSEVQSRLQGRVLQFLTGLTKLRVAGAEAKAFSHWARDFGRQRALQVRAKRSANGLGTFNAAFPIVSSLVLFAVVASGDEGPLLPIGTFVAFHAAYASFTAAVLSLSGAFTSVLMAIPLYEQAEPILTALPEVDATKADPGELTGRLGVEHATFRYDPEGSPILQDVTIRAEPGEFVALVGPSGSGKSTVLRLLLGFETPEAGAVLYDDHDLAEIDVQAVRRQLGVVLQSGGLMQGDLFTNIVGSSGATHDDAWEAARMAGFDRDVQKMPMGMHTVVSEGGTTLSGGQRQRLMIARAIVGKPRLLFFDEATSALDNHTQATVSRSLEALEATRIVVAHRLSTIQNADRIYVIDRGRVVQEGTYDELLAVPGLFADLAARQLA; this is translated from the coding sequence ATGACTGCCCCGACGCTCTCCGCCCCCTTCTCGCTCACCGGCATCGCCGACGCCACCCGCGTCGCGTCGGGGCATGTGGACGTGTTCGCCGTGCGGACCGACTCGGCTGGGACGCCCGTCGGCCGCCGCCGTCATGTCTGCCGACGGGCCGCGGGCGAGGCCTTCTTTCCCGTGCCGAGCGGGCGCATCGCGCTGCTGGCCGTGCCGTCGTCCGGCGCCGAGATGGTGCCCGTCGATCGGATGGTGGTCGACGTGGCGGCGCTCGTGGAGTCCTGGGTGACGGCCCTCGGCGAGGGCGTGTTTGATGGGACGCCACCCAAGGAGTCGGTGCGGCCGGTGCCGGGTGAGGTGCTGGAGGTCGAGGCGGGGGCGGCGCTCCGGAGCCGCGACCAGCTCGTGTGGGTCCGGTTCGAAGAGGGCGGGGCGACGCTGGGCGGGCGGCCCGAGCTGTCCACGAACGGCCGCGCCGTGCCCGTCGGCGCGCGTCCCTGGCTCGTGACCACGGCGCCCACGGTCGCGCACGTCGCCAGCACCGCCGAGCGGCTCGCCGAGGCGGGCCTGGACGCCGACCTGGACGCCTTCCACGGCTTGGTCCTCAACGCGCTGGCGGCCGACGAGGACCGGGGCCTGGCGGCCGAGGGCGCCCGTGCCGCACGCCGCGCCGAGGGCGCCCGCGCGGCCCTCGCCGAGGGATCGAGCCACCTCGCGTCCATCCTCCTGCCCAACGCCGACGCCGTGGAGGCCGAGGCGGCTGACGCCCTGATGACGGCCGCCATGCGCGTCGGGCGCGCACTCGGCGTCGAGATCGAGGCGCCGCCGGCGCGCGACCTGGCGGCCCGCCGCGACCGCGTCGGCGAGATCGCGCGGGCGTCGCGGCTGCGCGTCCGCAAGGTGGTTCTCTCGGGTGACTGGTGGCGCGCCGACGTGGGCCCGGTGCTGGGCATGGCGATGCCCGAGGGCGCCGGTCAGGCGCCGCGCCCGGTCGCGCTCCTCCGGCGGAAGGGCAAGACGGTCCTGCTCGACGGCGCGGACCAGACCGTCGTGACCGAGGCCGTCGCCGACCGCGTGCACCCGGTCGCGTTCACGTTCTACCGGCCGTTTCCGGACCGCGCGCTCTCGGCGCTGGACGTGGCGCGGTTCGGGCTGGCGGGCGGGTCCCGCGACCTCGGCGCCATCCTGGCCGTGGGGCTGGTCGTCGGCCTGCTGGGCCTGCTGACGCCGTACGTCACCGGCGAGCTGTTCCAGACGGCCATCCCCGAGGCCGACCGCGGGCTCCTGTTCCAGCTGATCGGCGCGCTGGTGGCGTCGGCCCTGGGCACGGCGGCGTTCCACGCCACGCGCGGGCTGGCGCTGCTGCGGCTGGAGAGCCGCATGGACGTGACCGTCCAGGCCGCCGTCTGGGACCGGCTGCTCAAGCTGCCGACGGGCTTCTTCCGCCGGTTCACGGCGGGCGAACTGGCCAGCCGCGCGGGCGCCATCAGTTCCATCCGCCAACTTCTCTCGGGCGCGACCATCACGTCGCTGCTGAGCGCCGTGTTCTCGGTGACGTACGTCGGGCTGATGCTGTGGTACAGCGTCACGCTGTCGCTGTGGGCGATCGGCCTGACGGGCATCGCCCTCACCTGTACGCTCGTCGCGTCGTGGGTCCAGTTGCGGCACCAGCGCGAGGTGTCCGAAGTACAGTCGCGCCTGCAGGGCCGCGTGCTCCAGTTCCTGACCGGCCTCACCAAGCTGCGCGTGGCGGGTGCCGAGGCGAAGGCGTTCTCGCACTGGGCGCGCGACTTTGGCCGCCAGCGGGCGCTGCAGGTCCGCGCCAAGCGCTCGGCCAACGGGCTGGGCACGTTCAATGCGGCGTTCCCCATCGTGTCGTCGCTGGTGCTGTTCGCCGTTGTCGCCTCGGGCGACGAAGGGCCGCTGCTGCCCATCGGCACGTTCGTGGCCTTCCATGCCGCCTACGCATCGTTCACGGCGGCCGTGCTGTCGCTCTCGGGCGCCTTTACGTCCGTGCTGATGGCGATCCCGCTCTACGAGCAGGCCGAGCCCATCCTGACGGCGCTGCCTGAGGTGGACGCCACCAAGGCCGACCCCGGCGAGCTGACCGGCCGCCTCGGCGTCGAGCACGCCACGTTCCGCTACGACCCCGAGGGCTCGCCGATCCTGCAGGACGTGACCATCCGCGCTGAGCCAGGCGAGTTCGTGGCGCTGGTCGGGCCGTCGGGGTCGGGCAAGAGCACCGTGCTGCGGCTGCTGCTGGGCTTCGAGACGCCCGAGGCAGGCGCCGTCCTCTACGACGACCACGACTTGGCCGAGATCGACGTGCAGGCCGTCCGCCGCCAGCTCGGCGTGGTGCTCCAGAGCGGCGGCCTCATGCAGGGCGACCTGTTCACCAACATCGTCGGCTCTAGCGGCGCCACCCACGACGACGCCTGGGAGGCCGCCCGCATGGCGGGCTTCGACCGCGACGTGCAGAAGATGCCGATGGGCATGCACACCGTCGTCAGCGAGGGCGGCACCACGCTCTCGGGCGGCCAGCGGCAGCGCCTCATGATCGCCCGCGCCATCGTCGGCAAGCCCCGCCTCCTCTTCTTCGACGAGGCGACCTCCGCCCTCGACAACCACACCCAGGCGACGGTCTCCCGCAGCCTGGAGGCCCTGGAGGCCACCCGCATCGTCGTCGCCCACCGGCTCTCGACGATCCAGAACGCCGACCGGATTTACGTGATCGACCGTGGTCGCGTGGTCCAGGAAGGCACATACGACGAGCTGCTCGCGGTGCCCGGCCTCTTCGCCGACCTCGCCGCCCGCCAGCTCGCCTGA
- a CDS encoding TolC family protein, translating to MFVRLLVLLALAVSARASAQAPVSLADALGAARQQSPEVALAGEAIAGERANLRAAASAFDPQLYGSVGGGQAATPNRSFQGTTPVLATAGSGYQQVEVGVQRQYRSGLALTPLVQMTRTAADGTSALLETTAGVSLAYPVLGGRERNTALAAEDAAGQRISAARADLDRAAETAAAAAAVAYWDYVGAVRIQEALQVAEARAARLLADTEALVAADERPAADLVALRADLSRRRAARLSADQSVYDARQRLGLAMGGTAADADALGPAADALPEVPATVEVDEAALVARALDARADLLGADLRVRALDRETAAATADLRPSVDVVLDAGYTTLSEGAAAQFLPVGGASRGGRVGVSLRVNRLGSGITRATTERQRATRERLRIARDDLARRIRADVAGAIASLRSGAAEVSQTREAVALYQEAVENERLRLRLGMGTLFDVQIVEERLANARTSAVQAEVRYAQALVRLHAAVGALGPAADLCTLPAAP from the coding sequence ATGTTCGTCCGCCTCCTCGTCCTGCTCGCCCTCGCCGTCTCGGCCCGCGCGTCCGCCCAGGCGCCCGTGTCCCTCGCCGACGCCCTCGGCGCGGCCCGCCAGCAGAGCCCGGAGGTCGCCCTGGCGGGCGAGGCCATCGCCGGGGAGCGCGCCAACCTCCGCGCCGCCGCGAGCGCCTTCGACCCCCAGCTCTACGGCAGCGTCGGTGGCGGGCAGGCCGCCACCCCGAACCGCTCCTTCCAGGGCACCACGCCCGTCCTCGCGACCGCCGGGAGCGGCTACCAGCAGGTCGAGGTCGGCGTGCAGCGCCAGTACCGCTCCGGGCTCGCGCTGACCCCGCTCGTCCAGATGACGCGCACCGCCGCCGACGGCACCTCGGCCTTGCTCGAAACCACCGCCGGGGTCTCGCTCGCCTACCCGGTCCTCGGCGGGCGGGAGCGCAACACGGCCCTCGCCGCCGAGGACGCCGCCGGGCAACGCATCTCCGCCGCCCGCGCCGACCTCGACCGCGCCGCCGAGACCGCCGCCGCCGCCGCCGCCGTCGCCTACTGGGACTACGTCGGCGCGGTCCGCATCCAGGAGGCGCTCCAGGTCGCCGAGGCCCGCGCCGCCCGCCTCCTCGCCGACACCGAGGCCCTGGTCGCCGCCGACGAGCGCCCCGCCGCCGACCTCGTCGCCCTCCGCGCCGACCTCTCCCGCCGCCGCGCCGCCCGCCTCTCCGCCGACCAGTCCGTCTACGACGCCCGCCAGCGCCTCGGCCTCGCTATGGGCGGCACCGCCGCCGACGCCGACGCCCTCGGCCCGGCCGCCGACGCCCTTCCCGAGGTGCCTGCGACCGTCGAGGTGGACGAGGCCGCGCTCGTCGCCCGCGCCCTCGACGCCCGCGCCGACCTCCTCGGCGCCGACCTCCGCGTCCGCGCCCTCGACCGCGAGACCGCCGCCGCCACCGCCGACCTCCGTCCCTCCGTCGACGTGGTCCTCGACGCCGGCTACACGACGCTCAGCGAGGGCGCCGCGGCGCAGTTCCTCCCTGTCGGCGGCGCCTCGCGTGGCGGTCGCGTCGGCGTGTCGCTTCGCGTCAACCGGCTCGGCAGCGGCATCACCCGCGCCACCACCGAGCGCCAGCGCGCCACCCGCGAGCGCCTCCGCATCGCCCGCGACGACCTCGCCCGCCGCATTCGCGCCGACGTGGCGGGGGCCATCGCCAGCCTCCGCAGCGGCGCCGCCGAGGTGTCCCAGACCCGCGAGGCCGTCGCCCTCTACCAGGAGGCCGTCGAGAACGAGCGCCTCCGCCTCCGCCTCGGCATGGGGACGCTCTTCGACGTGCAGATCGTCGAGGAACGCCTCGCCAACGCCCGCACGTCGGCCGTCCAGGCGGAGGTGCGCTACGCGCAGGCGCTCGTCCGCCTCCACGCCGCCGTCGGCGCCCTCGGCCCCGCCGCCGACCTCTGCACCCTCCCTGCGGCCCCCTGA
- a CDS encoding phosphoadenosine phosphosulfate reductase family protein, which yields MPEPRHILSLSGGKDSAALAVYLRDRVPEMEYVFHDTGHELPETYDYLARLEALLGQPIIRTTDNLADPFEHWLTIYGGMLPSNHRRWCTKMMKLKPFEDYVGDDPVVNYVGLRADERLREGYISTKPNITAVYPFQDDGLVKEDIVQLLEESGLGMPPYLDWGRSRSGCYFCFYQQKVEWVRLKEAHPDLFDKAKRYEESSIQNGEAFYWCRTEPLSELEKPERMAEIKAKAEAKANAPRRATRLVETLGGMDVAEEEREGCLICFL from the coding sequence GTGCCTGAGCCCCGCCACATCCTCTCCCTCTCCGGCGGCAAGGACTCCGCCGCGCTGGCCGTGTACCTCCGCGACCGCGTCCCGGAGATGGAATACGTCTTCCACGACACTGGCCACGAACTGCCCGAGACGTACGACTACCTGGCCCGCTTGGAGGCGTTGCTCGGCCAGCCCATCATCCGCACGACCGACAACCTCGCCGATCCCTTCGAGCACTGGCTCACCATCTACGGCGGCATGCTGCCGTCCAACCACCGCCGGTGGTGTACCAAGATGATGAAGCTCAAGCCGTTCGAGGACTACGTCGGCGACGACCCCGTCGTCAACTACGTCGGCCTCCGCGCCGACGAGCGGCTGCGCGAGGGCTACATCTCCACCAAGCCCAACATCACCGCCGTCTACCCCTTCCAGGACGACGGGCTCGTCAAGGAAGACATCGTTCAGCTTCTCGAAGAGTCCGGCCTCGGGATGCCGCCCTATCTCGACTGGGGCCGCTCCCGGTCCGGCTGCTACTTCTGCTTCTACCAGCAGAAGGTCGAGTGGGTGCGCCTCAAAGAGGCCCACCCCGACCTGTTCGACAAAGCCAAGCGCTACGAGGAGTCGAGTATTCAGAACGGCGAGGCCTTCTACTGGTGCCGCACCGAGCCGCTCTCGGAACTGGAGAAGCCCGAGCGGATGGCCGAGATCAAGGCCAAGGCCGAGGCCAAGGCCAACGCTCCCCGTCGCGCCACCCGTCTCGTCGAGACCCTGGGCGGCATGGACGTGGCCGAGGAGGAGCGCGAAGGCTGCCTGATCTGCTTCCTCTAG
- a CDS encoding NHLP family bacteriocin export ABC transporter peptidase/permease/ATPase subunit, producing the protein MRATAAVRLRPRSRDAAPAREAIDRLRRRLPGPLGLPEGPRPAKRVRVPTVLQMEAVECGAAALAKVLAYFGKIVPLEEVRQACGVSRDGSKASNVLKAARGYGLVAKGYKREPEALKTVQGPAILHWNFNHFLVLEGFKGGNVYLNDPGMGPRVVTEAEFDEAFTGVVLTFEPGPDFEPGGRKRTLAASLGPRLRGSEMSLLYVIVAGLLLVVPGLVAAIFSKVFVDSVLVGGNMDWLRPLLLFMGTTAAVAAGLTWLQRSALLRLETKLAASTSGQFFWHILRLPFSFFTQRFAGEIGSRVAINDKVARILSGELATTALSVVTAIFYAALMIQYDLVLTLAGVAVSALNLFALKVVSRRRKEANQRMLSERGKVLGAAMGGLQTIETLKASGAEGDFFARWAGYHAKASNAQQELGLYSQVLAIVPPVLVALNTAIVLGLGALRVMDGEMTMGMLVAFQALTASFIAPVNQLVGLGGTLQEVEGDLGRLDDVLRAAPERPADPAGHTTEVAGSGDGTAVGLPAPPVVVRPKLDGRLELRGITFGYSPLEAPLIEGLDLALEPGQRVALVGGSGSGKSTVAKLVCGLYQPWSGDILLDGVPRAQVPVGALVNSFAFVDQDIFLFEGTVHDNLTLWDTAVEDAAVVRAARDACIHDAIAERPGGYHGHVEEGGRNFSGGQRQRVEIARALVGDPSLLVLDEATSALDPATEAVIDDAIRRRGCTCLIVAHRLSTIRDCDEIVVLDGGKVVQRGTHDQMAASDGPYADLISTY; encoded by the coding sequence ATGCGCGCCACCGCCGCTGTCCGTCTCCGCCCGCGCTCCCGCGACGCCGCCCCGGCGCGCGAGGCCATCGACCGGCTCCGCCGCCGCCTGCCCGGACCCCTCGGCCTGCCCGAGGGCCCGCGCCCCGCCAAGCGCGTCCGCGTGCCGACCGTGCTCCAGATGGAGGCCGTCGAGTGTGGCGCCGCCGCCCTCGCCAAGGTGCTGGCCTACTTCGGCAAGATCGTCCCGCTGGAAGAGGTTCGCCAGGCGTGCGGCGTCTCGCGCGACGGCTCCAAGGCCAGCAACGTGCTCAAGGCCGCCCGCGGCTACGGCCTCGTCGCGAAGGGCTACAAGCGCGAGCCCGAGGCGCTGAAGACGGTCCAGGGGCCCGCCATCCTGCACTGGAACTTCAACCACTTCCTGGTGCTGGAGGGATTCAAGGGCGGCAACGTCTACCTCAACGACCCGGGCATGGGGCCGCGCGTGGTCACCGAGGCGGAGTTCGACGAGGCGTTCACAGGCGTCGTGCTCACCTTCGAGCCCGGCCCCGACTTCGAGCCCGGCGGCCGGAAGCGGACGCTCGCGGCGTCGCTGGGGCCCCGCCTGCGCGGCAGTGAGATGTCGCTGCTCTACGTCATCGTGGCGGGCCTGCTGCTCGTGGTGCCGGGCCTGGTGGCGGCCATCTTCTCGAAGGTCTTCGTGGACTCGGTCCTGGTCGGTGGCAACATGGACTGGCTGCGGCCGCTCCTGCTGTTCATGGGCACGACAGCGGCCGTCGCGGCAGGCCTGACGTGGCTCCAGCGCTCGGCGCTGCTGCGGCTGGAGACGAAGCTGGCCGCCTCCACCTCGGGCCAGTTCTTCTGGCACATCCTGCGGCTGCCGTTCTCGTTCTTCACCCAGCGCTTCGCCGGCGAGATCGGCTCACGCGTGGCGATCAACGACAAGGTGGCGCGGATCCTCTCGGGCGAGTTGGCGACGACGGCGCTGAGCGTGGTCACGGCCATCTTCTACGCCGCGCTCATGATCCAGTACGACCTGGTCCTGACGCTGGCGGGCGTGGCCGTCTCTGCGCTCAACCTGTTCGCGCTCAAGGTGGTCTCGCGGCGGCGCAAGGAGGCCAACCAGCGGATGCTCTCCGAGCGGGGCAAGGTGCTCGGCGCAGCCATGGGCGGGCTCCAGACCATCGAGACGCTCAAGGCGTCGGGGGCCGAGGGCGACTTCTTCGCGCGCTGGGCGGGCTATCACGCCAAGGCGTCCAACGCGCAGCAGGAACTGGGGCTGTACAGCCAGGTGCTCGCCATCGTGCCGCCGGTGCTGGTGGCGCTCAACACGGCCATCGTGCTCGGCCTCGGCGCCCTCCGGGTCATGGACGGCGAAATGACGATGGGCATGCTGGTCGCCTTTCAGGCGCTGACGGCCTCGTTCATCGCGCCCGTCAACCAGCTTGTCGGGCTGGGCGGCACGCTGCAGGAGGTGGAAGGCGACCTCGGCCGCCTCGACGACGTCCTGCGCGCGGCGCCCGAACGCCCGGCCGACCCCGCCGGACACACTACCGAGGTGGCCGGGAGCGGTGACGGCACGGCCGTGGGCTTGCCCGCCCCGCCCGTGGTCGTCCGCCCGAAGCTGGACGGGCGGCTGGAGCTGCGTGGCATCACGTTCGGCTACAGCCCGCTGGAGGCGCCGCTCATCGAGGGCCTCGACCTGGCGCTCGAGCCCGGCCAGCGGGTCGCGCTCGTCGGCGGCTCGGGCAGCGGCAAGAGCACCGTCGCAAAGCTGGTCTGTGGTCTCTACCAGCCGTGGTCCGGCGACATCCTCCTCGATGGCGTGCCCCGTGCCCAGGTGCCCGTCGGCGCGCTCGTCAACTCGTTCGCCTTCGTCGACCAGGACATCTTCCTCTTCGAGGGGACCGTCCACGACAACCTGACGCTGTGGGACACGGCGGTCGAGGACGCGGCGGTCGTCCGCGCGGCCCGCGACGCCTGCATCCACGATGCCATCGCCGAGCGGCCGGGGGGCTACCACGGCCACGTCGAGGAGGGGGGGCGCAACTTCTCGGGCGGCCAGCGCCAGCGCGTCGAGATCGCCCGCGCGCTCGTCGGCGACCCCTCGCTGCTCGTCCTCGACGAAGCCACCAGCGCCCTCGACCCGGCCACCGAGGCGGTCATCGACGACGCCATCCGACGTCGCGGCTGCACCTGCCTCATCGTCGCTCACCGCCTGAGCACCATCCGCGACTGCGACGAGATCGTGGTCCTCGACGGTGGCAAGGTGGTCCAGCGCGGCACCCACGACCAGATGGCCGCCTCGGATGGGCCCTACGCCGATCTCATCTCGACCTATTGA
- a CDS encoding NHLP bacteriocin system secretion protein, protein MNANIFRKVSIDRLSSPEQLDQLLRLTSARAWIGLTAFGALIAVALVWGAFGTLQTRVHGTGVLIRTGGVFDVSTTVGGRVTDVSVRPGTHVREGQVVARIEQADLADAVAQARDRVADLRHQEAQALALASQEAGASNALRSQQRAAAAVELRSARERSGWLRERIASQQELLAQGLVTDQTVQATRRELQVTLEQIERLETERDGVGAQALTDQSQRAREATQLRLQVLAAERDVERLEAQYERAIEVTAPYTGRVLEVVVNAGDLVGPGASLARLDREGRDVQSLEAVLYVPAQDGKRLRPGMPVQLAPTTFKREEFGTVRARVTSVSDFPATQEGMMRTLANANLVQALSGGAAPYEVYASLELDPDTPTGYAWSSSGGPDATLQSGTVAAATVAVEQQRPLALVIPALRRWTGVGG, encoded by the coding sequence ATGAACGCCAACATCTTTCGCAAGGTCTCGATCGACCGGCTCTCCTCGCCCGAGCAGCTCGACCAGCTCCTCCGCCTCACCTCCGCGCGGGCATGGATCGGGCTGACGGCCTTCGGCGCCCTCATCGCGGTCGCCCTCGTGTGGGGCGCCTTCGGGACGCTCCAGACGCGCGTCCACGGCACCGGCGTCCTGATCCGCACCGGGGGCGTGTTCGACGTGTCCACGACCGTTGGCGGCCGCGTCACCGACGTGTCGGTGCGCCCCGGCACGCACGTCCGCGAGGGCCAGGTCGTCGCCCGCATCGAGCAGGCCGACCTCGCCGACGCCGTCGCCCAGGCCCGCGACCGCGTCGCGGATCTCCGCCACCAGGAGGCGCAGGCGCTGGCGCTCGCCTCCCAGGAGGCGGGGGCCTCGAACGCGCTCCGCAGCCAGCAGCGCGCCGCCGCCGCCGTCGAACTGCGCAGCGCCCGCGAGCGGAGCGGCTGGCTCCGCGAGCGGATCGCGTCCCAGCAGGAGCTCCTCGCCCAGGGCCTGGTCACCGACCAGACCGTCCAGGCCACCCGCCGCGAGCTCCAGGTGACGCTGGAGCAGATCGAGCGCCTCGAGACCGAGCGCGACGGCGTCGGCGCGCAGGCGCTCACCGACCAGAGCCAGCGCGCCCGCGAGGCGACCCAGCTCCGCCTCCAGGTGCTCGCCGCCGAGCGCGACGTGGAGCGGTTGGAGGCCCAGTACGAGCGCGCCATCGAGGTCACGGCGCCCTACACGGGCCGCGTGCTGGAGGTCGTCGTCAACGCGGGCGACCTCGTCGGGCCGGGCGCCTCGCTGGCGCGGCTGGACCGCGAGGGCCGCGACGTGCAGTCGCTGGAGGCCGTCCTCTACGTGCCCGCCCAGGACGGCAAGCGCCTCCGCCCCGGCATGCCGGTCCAGCTGGCCCCCACCACCTTCAAGCGCGAGGAGTTCGGCACCGTCCGCGCCCGCGTGACCTCGGTCTCGGACTTCCCCGCCACCCAGGAGGGCATGATGCGGACGCTCGCCAACGCCAACCTCGTCCAGGCGCTCTCCGGCGGCGCGGCCCCCTACGAGGTCTATGCCAGCCTCGAACTCGACCCCGACACGCCGACCGGCTACGCCTGGTCCTCATCCGGCGGACCCGACGCGACGCTCCAGAGCGGCACCGTCGCCGCGGCCACCGTCGCCGTCGAGCAGCAGCGCCCGCTCGCCCTCGTGATCCCTGCGCTCCGCCGCTGGACCGGCGTCGGCGGCTGA